The sequence GGCGATGATCCTGTGAAGTCCACGCCTTCTTTCGGCCGGGGGAAGGCTCATCCCGATCAGGTCGGAGAACGACTTGATCCCCTTGTCGTATAGTTTCCCCGCCATGTCCTCTGTGACACCAGGGATTAGTCGGAACCTATGGACAGCCTCGCCCCTGCCCGCGTCGTATGTTGGCTCCTCCTCCAGCGTCCCGCCGCATGACGGGCACATCGCGATGTAGGAGTCGTACGCCTCCCCGCAGCTATGGCATTCCACTTCCTTCTCGGGAAAGATCGTGCCGCACCTTGGGCATATCATCTCCGCAGGGGAAGAAGACAGTCCGCATATGCCGCATATCTGCTCGCTCGCGCTTGCCATAGTATCACAAGTGGGGAGTGTGGATGCTATGCGAAAGAATCCTCTGGACGATACTTATGCTTTCGTTTTTGATTATCATCGATGAAAACCATCCAGCAGGGGTGCATTCAACTCTCCCTCTCGACGTCAGACACATAGTCGATGCGATCACTGCCCTCGGAAGCCTCTCCGTGATTTGTCCTTGGCATGTGTCGTCGAGGAATCCCTTTGTGCAGGATTTTCCGGGGAGCCAGACTCCCGATGACCTTGTCCATTTTCATGATACAGACCCGCAAGATACTAAACCTCAGTCGCCGTGGTCGTGGAGAGCATGAGCGGAGAGGGATGCTGTGTATCGTCGGATGTCGGGGTAGATCTCTTCCCGTTTCCCAGACCCAGGAAGGGTCAGGACAGCTTCCTGCAGGAAGCCAGGGAGGCTCTCTCATCGGGTCGCCATCTTCTCGCCCAAGCACCCACGGGCCTTGGCAAGACCGCGGTGGCGCTAACCGCATCACTCGAGGTTGCACTGCAGAACGGGCTGCTGGTCTTCTTCCTCACATCCAAACAGTCTCAGCACAGAATAGCGGTCGAGACCCTTCGCAAGATCTCAGACATCCGAGAAGGGATAATCGCGGTTGACATAATCTCTAAGCAGTCGCTCTGTCCTTTGTCCGGCTCGCGGCACTCCTCCTCGTTCCAGGACTTCTGTGAGTCGAGGATCGCCACGGAGACCTGTCCTTACTACCGGCGGTCAACCAAACCACTGGTGGACGTGGTCCGAAGGCGAATCCTGCATATAGACGAGGTCGCCCGGATCTGCCGCGCGTTTGGAAGGTGTCCGCACAAGACGGCCATGGACTGCCTCCCAGAGGCGGACATCGTCATCTGCGACTACAACTACGTCTTCTCCCCCTTGCGCGATATCATACTGGAAAAGACGAAGAGAGCGCTGGAGGACATCCTCGTCGTAGTTGACGAGGCCCACAATCTGCCGTCGAGGATCAGGGACCATCTGAGGGGCGAGACTGGACCTGAGGAGATTCTGGCAGCCGCGAAGGAGGCGAAACATATCGACCGCGGCCTGGCGGGCGTCCTGAAGGCTCTCGCCAAGGAACTCGAGGCGCAGTTCGACGAAGAAACGAGGGAGGTGAGCGAGGACGCGATACTCGCCCCGTTGCGCGGTGCCATGGGGGACAGTGAACGCTCGGGCGCCTCGTTCCTGAGCGGTGTGAGAAAGAGCGGGGAGGCTGTCCTCGCCAGGACAGGGGGCACGTCGCTTCTCAAACTCGCGGACTTCCTGGACGGATGGGCGGGCAATGGGAACCCGATTCTCAGAGTCCGAAGCGGGGAGGAGAAGGAGCTCTCCTATCTGTTCCTGGATCCCTCCATGATAAGCCGCGAGGTCTTCGAGAAGGCGCATTCCTCGATTCTCATGAGCGGGACGCTCTTCCCCGCCGAAACCTACTCTGACCTCCTGGGCATCCCCAAGGCGAGGTGCGTCGTGAGAACGTTCATCTCCCCCTTCCCTCGGGAGAACCGACGGATCGTCCTCGCCGCGAAGATGACGACGCTCTTCAAGCAGCGCGGAGACGCGACATACCAGGCGTACGCGAACCTGATTCTCACGGTGTCCTCCCTTATTCGCGGGAACCTGGCCGCGTTCCTCCCCTCATACGAGTTCATGGAGAGCGTCCGACAGAGGATGACGCTGACCGAATGCGGAAAGGAGATGCTCGTTGAGAAGCAAGGGTCCACGAAGGAGGATAAGGACCTCATTCTGAGACGCTTGAAAGAGGTCCGGACGAACGGAGGAATCCTCCTGGCGGTTATGGGCGGATCTCTTTCCGAGGGTGTGGATTTCCGCGACAACCTACTCAGCGCCACCGTGATGTGCGGAATCCCGCTGACGCCGCCCACGGTGGAGAACGAGGCGCTCCGGAGATACTACTCCTCCAGATTCGGGAGGAGCAGGGGGTTCGACTATTCCTACCTCATTCCGGCCATGAACAAGGTCGTCCAGTCGGCGGGAAGGTGCATACGCAGCGAATCCGACAGAGCGGTGATAGTATTCGCGGACAGGAGGTTCACATCTGGCAGATACAGGAGATTCCTGCCCAAGGAGCTCTCTGGTGGTGAGGAGGACGTGGAGAAAGCCGTGGGGGAGTTCTTCGGAACGGCATGACATTTTTATGCCCAAAGCCCTTGCCGAACCGAATGCTCATCAAAATCGGGGCGGAGGCCCAGCTTCGCCTGATCACATGGAAAGGTAAGAGAGCGGTCGAGAAGTTCAGGGTCCCGAAGGGCTACAGGATCCCGGCGCTCGACGAGAGGCTCAGGACATCGAGGATCAGGACAGAGGTGAAGCTCATGACCGAGGCCCGCACACTGGGGATCTTCGTGCCAATAATATACGATGTGGACATTGTGGAGAACAAGATAATCATGGAACACATCGACGGAAAGCAGGCGAAGGAGATCATAAGCTCTGGCGCTGAGGCTGAGGACCTGTGCAGGAGAATAGGCTCCATCGTGGGCATCCTGCACTCGAACCATGTAATCCACGGTGACCTGACGACCTCCAACATGCTCGTCTCCGACGGTGACATCTACCTGATAGACTTCAGCCTGGGCAGGAAGAGCCAAGGGATCGAGGACAAAGGGGTCGACCTCCACCTGCTCAAGGAAGCCTTTTCAAGTGCCCACTCCGAGAGGTTCCACCTCTTCGATCATGTCATGGCGGGATACCGAGAGGAATGCAAGACGGCCGATGCGATTGTGGAGAGAATGACGGTGATTGAGGGGCGGGGTAGATACACTTGATCCGCTTTGTGACGACGAACAAGGGGAAGCTCCAGGAGGCCGAGAGGATCCTGGCGGGGATAGGAACGGACATCGAGATGATTTCCATGGAATATCCTGAGATGCAGGGCGAGTCGCTGAAGGAGGTCGTTCTCTTCGGGCTGAACTGGTTGCGTCAGAAGGTGGAGGGCGATGTGATCATCGAGGATTCCGGTCTGTTCGTGGAATCACTGGGGGGATTCCCCGGGGTCTTCTCGTCCTACGTGTTCAAGACCTTGGGCATGGATGGCATCCTGAAGCTGATGGAATCAGAGAAGACGAGAGGTGCCCATTTCGAGAGTTGCATCGGACTCTTGGTGGATGATGAAGCAGTTACGTTCGGCGGGACGTGCGAGGGCACGATTTCCGAGCGGACGAGAGGATCAGAAGGCTTCGGGTACGATCCGATATTCGTTCCCAAAGGCGAATCGAGGACCTTCGGAGAGATGGAGACCGATGAGAAGAACAAGATCTCGCACAGAGGAGACGCCTTCCGGAAACTCGCCGGTTACCTCCAGTCAAGGTGAGGCGCCGCGTTCCGCCGTGAGGGGAATCAGAGCGAGCCTATCGTTTCTAGCTCTTCCGATCCTTCTCCCCGTCCTTGCATTGGTTCTTGTGTGGGCACTGCTCGGTTCGGTGATGATGTATGCCGCGCTGGCCTCCATGATCGCCTATCTTATCGGACCCTTGGGAAGGGAGCTGGTGATTCCCGCCGCGGTTCTCCTTCTCATGGAAAGCGTCTCAGTCGGGATCTGGGAGGTGGTCGCGATCTCCCTATCCGTTGCCTGTGTGGACGTGTCACTAGCGCTCTTCGTTGTGTGGAACTTCCCCCTCGTGAGGAGGTCCAAGTACCTTGCGAGAATCACCGACCGGATCGAGAATGTCTTTACGAAGAGGCTAGGCGGCGGCCCGACCAGGAGGGGGTACGCACTCTTGGCGGCTTATGTCGCCTTCCCGCTCCAGTTCAGCGGCGGGTTCATCGCCACAATCATCGGCAGTCTCCTTGGCTACGACCCGCGAAGAATGGTGTTCGCGGTCACGGTGGGCTCCGTCATAGGCTCTCTCACAATGGGTCTCCTCGCGTATCTGGTCGGGAGACCGACACTGGACCTTCTTGCCCTGGGCGCGCTGCAGCTGGCGGGAATCTTAATAGTGGTGGGCTTCATTATCGCTGCCGTCTACCTTTACCACTCGCACAGGAGGAAGAAAGATGAAGATTGAGAACAGGAAAATCCTTCTCACCGGCGGAGCGGGATTCATCGGGAGCCATCTTGCCGACGAACTGCTTCGCTTGGGGAATGATGTGGCGGTCGTCGACAACTTCAGCAGCGGAAGAAGGGAATTCATAAGCCATCTGGAGTCGAACGAGAGATTCTCTCTCAAGGAAGCGGACATACTCTCCGACGACGTCGAGCCCCTGATCGGGGATTCCGACTGCGTCTTCCATC is a genomic window of Candidatus Thermoplasmatota archaeon containing:
- a CDS encoding XTP/dITP diphosphatase yields the protein MIRFVTTNKGKLQEAERILAGIGTDIEMISMEYPEMQGESLKEVVLFGLNWLRQKVEGDVIIEDSGLFVESLGGFPGVFSSYVFKTLGMDGILKLMESEKTRGAHFESCIGLLVDDEAVTFGGTCEGTISERTRGSEGFGYDPIFVPKGESRTFGEMETDEKNKISHRGDAFRKLAGYLQSR
- a CDS encoding Kae1-associated serine/threonine protein kinase, with protein sequence MLIKIGAEAQLRLITWKGKRAVEKFRVPKGYRIPALDERLRTSRIRTEVKLMTEARTLGIFVPIIYDVDIVENKIIMEHIDGKQAKEIISSGAEAEDLCRRIGSIVGILHSNHVIHGDLTTSNMLVSDGDIYLIDFSLGRKSQGIEDKGVDLHLLKEAFSSAHSERFHLFDHVMAGYREECKTADAIVERMTVIEGRGRYT
- a CDS encoding ATP-dependent DNA helicase — translated: MSGEGCCVSSDVGVDLFPFPRPRKGQDSFLQEAREALSSGRHLLAQAPTGLGKTAVALTASLEVALQNGLLVFFLTSKQSQHRIAVETLRKISDIREGIIAVDIISKQSLCPLSGSRHSSSFQDFCESRIATETCPYYRRSTKPLVDVVRRRILHIDEVARICRAFGRCPHKTAMDCLPEADIVICDYNYVFSPLRDIILEKTKRALEDILVVVDEAHNLPSRIRDHLRGETGPEEILAAAKEAKHIDRGLAGVLKALAKELEAQFDEETREVSEDAILAPLRGAMGDSERSGASFLSGVRKSGEAVLARTGGTSLLKLADFLDGWAGNGNPILRVRSGEEKELSYLFLDPSMISREVFEKAHSSILMSGTLFPAETYSDLLGIPKARCVVRTFISPFPRENRRIVLAAKMTTLFKQRGDATYQAYANLILTVSSLIRGNLAAFLPSYEFMESVRQRMTLTECGKEMLVEKQGSTKEDKDLILRRLKEVRTNGGILLAVMGGSLSEGVDFRDNLLSATVMCGIPLTPPTVENEALRRYYSSRFGRSRGFDYSYLIPAMNKVVQSAGRCIRSESDRAVIVFADRRFTSGRYRRFLPKELSGGEEDVEKAVGEFFGTA
- a CDS encoding small multi-drug export protein — encoded protein: MRGIRASLSFLALPILLPVLALVLVWALLGSVMMYAALASMIAYLIGPLGRELVIPAAVLLLMESVSVGIWEVVAISLSVACVDVSLALFVVWNFPLVRRSKYLARITDRIENVFTKRLGGGPTRRGYALLAAYVAFPLQFSGGFIATIIGSLLGYDPRRMVFAVTVGSVIGSLTMGLLAYLVGRPTLDLLALGALQLAGILIVVGFIIAAVYLYHSHRRKKDED